The Methanobrevibacter sp. genome includes the window CAATAATTCAGCATTTGCTTCATCAGTTGCAGCACCAAAAACCTTAGGATTTTCAGGAGCCTGGCCTGTAACCATTCCGCCTAATGTGTAGATTCTACCAATGCCATAACCTTTAACAAACTCCAAAATATCTTTACATACCAAGTATTGACCTTCTGGGGATAAAGATTGGGTATTTCCAACAAGAATGATTAAATCCAAATTTTCTTCACCAACATCTTTTAGGTAATATAACTCATTGATCATATTTTCTATTATCCCTTCATCTTTAACAATGACTTGCGGAGGGAAAGTCGGAGAATAAATTTCAGCAAATTTTACAGCTCCCAATTCATCTATAATATGATCAGCAGCTAATTTGCCAACATGTCCAAGACCAGGTAATGCCTCTATAAAAATAGGATTGTCTAATTCGATGTTATCTTCTAAAACTGTTATTTCTGTAGTTTTCATATCCCATTACTCCTTCATTGATTCTTTTTTCAATATTCTGCGATATTTACCATACTTATCCTCAATTGAAAATTTAGGAGGATAGATTACCTTAAGCTTTCCGCCACATTTAGGGCAAGCATCCTTTAAAGTATAAATACCGCATTCAGGACATTTATTCATTTTCATATTCATAAGAATCTAATTAATTATCTAATTCTCTTAAAAATGAACCATTTCCATCAGATTCTTCGACGACTGCAATGCATCTATCGGCAGC containing:
- a CDS encoding proteasome assembly chaperone family protein, which translates into the protein MKTTEITVLEDNIELDNPIFIEALPGLGHVGKLAADHIIDELGAVKFAEIYSPTFPPQVIVKDEGIIENMINELYYLKDVGEENLDLIILVGNTQSLSPEGQYLVCKDILEFVKGYGIGRIYTLGGMVTGQAPENPKVFGAATDEANAELLKEAGIELRANDGGIVGASGLFLGLGVRQQIPGSCLMGETPGYFIDAESAEAILNKLSVLLNFEINVDKLEERAEETRQMIAKAQQMEQDLINKANAGNADDLRYIG
- a CDS encoding RNA-protein complex protein Nop10 — protein: MNMKMNKCPECGIYTLKDACPKCGGKLKVIYPPKFSIEDKYGKYRRILKKESMKE